The Trichosurus vulpecula isolate mTriVul1 chromosome 3, mTriVul1.pri, whole genome shotgun sequence genome includes a window with the following:
- the LOC118841703 gene encoding histidine--tRNA ligase, mitochondrial-like isoform X1, with protein MRGSVTSLFPGTLCLSFPLPTLSPAQALSCPSRPSPYPLVRSSAGPHEPQEEKPPTLAMQRLGPWSREAWAALALPLLRPPRALCAGATLLFRRVQPPAREFAEARLKTQLESDKEKSNFVIKTPKGTRDLSPQQMAIREKILNAVISCFKRHGARGLDTPAFELKEVLTEKYGEDSRLIYDLKDQGGELLALRYDLTKMKRYHVGKVWRRESPSITQGRYREFCQCDFDIAGHFDPMIPDAECLKIIYEVLNALQLGDFLIKVNDRRILEGMFAVCGVPDNKFRFISASVDKLGKISWKDVRQEMVGKLALAPEVADCIGVYIQQHGGVSLVEQLLQDPKLSQNKQALEGLRDLKLLFEYLTLFGITEKISFDLSLARGLDYYTGVIYEAVLLQTPARQGEEPLGVGSVAAGGRYDGLVGMFDPKGRKVPCVGLSIGVERIFSIVEQRMEATEKIQGTETQVLVAAAQKNFLKERMKLIAELWEAGIKAEMLYKKNPSFLTQLHYCEERGIPLVAIIGEQELRDGVIKLRSVVSREEVDIKRENIVTEIQRRMSES; from the exons ATGCGTGGGAGCGTCACTTCACTTTTCCCTggcactctttgcctcagtttccccctccctACCTTGTCACCAGCCCAGGCGCTCTCTTGCCCCAGTcgtccctccccctacccccttgTACGGTCCTCTGCGGGGCCGCACGAACCCCAGGAAGAGAAGCCCCCAACCCTCGCCATGCAGCGCCTCGGACCCTGGTCCCGGGAGGCCTGGGCCGCGCTGGCCCTCCCGTTGCTGCGACCTCCCCGCGCCCTGTGCGCCGGGGCCACGCTGCTTTTCCGCCGGGTGCAGCCTCCAGCGCGGGAG TTTGCAGAGGCCAGGCTGAAGACTCAGCTGGAATCAGATAAAGAGAAATCCAATTTTGTTATCAAGACTCCCAAG GGTACCAGAGATCTTAGCCCTCAACAGATGGCTATTCGAGAGAAAATCCTTAATGCTGTCATCAGCTGCTTCAAGCGCCATGGAGCTAGAGGGCTAGACACACCAGCATTTGAACTAAAg GAGGTGCTAACAGAGAAGTACGGAGAGGACTCCAGACTCATCTATGACCTGAAGGATCAGGGTGGGGAGCTACTGGCACTTCGATATGACCTCACA AAGATGAAGCGCTATCACGTTGGGAAGGTGTGGCGACGGGAGAGTCCCTCCATAACCCAAGGTCGTTACCGGGAGTTTTGCCAATGT GATTTTGACATTGCAGGTCATTTCGATCCTATGATCCCTGATGCAGAGTGTTTAAAGATCATATATGAAGTCCTAAATGCGTTGCAGTTGGGGGACTTCTTAATTAAG GTGAATGACCGGCGAATTCTGGAGGGGATGTTTGCTGTCTGTGGTGTCCCTGATAACAAATTCCGATTTATCTCTGCTTCAGTGGATAAGCTGGGCAAG ATATCCTGGAAGGACGTGAGACAAGAGATGGTAGGAAAGCTGGCTCTGGCCCCTGAAGTGGCAGATTGCATTGGGgtttacattcagcagcacg GTGGAGTGTCCCTGGTAGAGCAGCTACTGCAGGATCCCAAACTCTCACAGAACAAGCAGGCCCTGGAGGGATTGAGGGACCTGAAACTGCTGTTTGAGTATCTGACCCTGTTTGGaattacagagaag ATCTCCTTTGACCTGAGCCTGGCCCGAGGCCTGGACTACTACACAGGCGTGATCTATGAAGCAGTGCTTCTTCAGACCCCAGCCCGACAGGGGGAGGAACCACTTGGTGTGGGCAGTGTGGCTGCTGGAGGGCGCTATGATGGGCTTGTTGGCATGTTTGACCCCAAGGGCCGCAAGGTGCCATGTGTGGGACTCAGCATTGGGGTCGAAAGGATCTTCTCCATTGTGGAACAGAGGATGGAG GCCACTGAGAAAATTCAAGGGACAGAGACACAGGTCCTTGTGGCTGCAGCACAAAAGAATTTCCTTAAAGAACGGATGAAACTGATTGCAGAACTCTGGGAGGCTGGGATCAAG GCTGAGATGCTATATAAGAAgaacccaagtttcctgactcAGCTGCATTACTGTGAGGAGAGAGGCATTCCACTGGTGGCCATTATTGGGGAGCAAGAGCTAAGAGATGGTGTTATTAAGCTTCGTTCTGTGGTCAGCAGGGAGGAG
- the LOC118841703 gene encoding histidine--tRNA ligase, mitochondrial-like isoform X2, producing MRGSVTSLFPGTLCLSFPLPTLSPAQALSCPSRPSPYPLVRSSAGPHEPQEEKPPTLAMQRLGPWSREAWAALALPLLRPPRALCAGATLLFRRVQPPAREFAEARLKTQLESDKEKSNFVIKTPKGTRDLSPQQMAIREKILNAVISCFKRHGARGLDTPAFELKEVLTEKYGEDSRLIYDLKDQGGELLALRYDLTVPFARYLAMNKIKKMKRYHVGKVWRRESPSITQGRYREFCQCDFDIAGHFDPMIPDAECLKIIYEVLNALQLGDFLIKVNDRRILEGMFAVCGVPDNKFRFISASVDKLGKISWKDVRQEMVGKLALAPEVADCIGVYIQQHGGVSLVEQLLQDPKLSQNKQALEGLRDLKLLFEYLTLFGITEKISFDLSLARGLDYYTGVIYEAVLLQTPARQGEEPLGVGSVAAGGRYDGLVGMFDPKGRKVPCVGLSIGVERIFSIVEQRMEATEKIQGTETQVLVAAAQKNFLKERMKLIAELWEAGIKAEMLYKKNPSFLTQLHYCEERGIPLVAIIGEQELRDGVIKLRSVVSREEVDIKRENIVTEIQRRMSES from the exons ATGCGTGGGAGCGTCACTTCACTTTTCCCTggcactctttgcctcagtttccccctccctACCTTGTCACCAGCCCAGGCGCTCTCTTGCCCCAGTcgtccctccccctacccccttgTACGGTCCTCTGCGGGGCCGCACGAACCCCAGGAAGAGAAGCCCCCAACCCTCGCCATGCAGCGCCTCGGACCCTGGTCCCGGGAGGCCTGGGCCGCGCTGGCCCTCCCGTTGCTGCGACCTCCCCGCGCCCTGTGCGCCGGGGCCACGCTGCTTTTCCGCCGGGTGCAGCCTCCAGCGCGGGAG TTTGCAGAGGCCAGGCTGAAGACTCAGCTGGAATCAGATAAAGAGAAATCCAATTTTGTTATCAAGACTCCCAAG GGTACCAGAGATCTTAGCCCTCAACAGATGGCTATTCGAGAGAAAATCCTTAATGCTGTCATCAGCTGCTTCAAGCGCCATGGAGCTAGAGGGCTAGACACACCAGCATTTGAACTAAAg GAGGTGCTAACAGAGAAGTACGGAGAGGACTCCAGACTCATCTATGACCTGAAGGATCAGGGTGGGGAGCTACTGGCACTTCGATATGACCTCACA GTTCCTTTTGCTCGTTATTTGGCCATGAATAAGATAAAGAAGATGAAGCGCTATCACGTTGGGAAGGTGTGGCGACGGGAGAGTCCCTCCATAACCCAAGGTCGTTACCGGGAGTTTTGCCAATGT GATTTTGACATTGCAGGTCATTTCGATCCTATGATCCCTGATGCAGAGTGTTTAAAGATCATATATGAAGTCCTAAATGCGTTGCAGTTGGGGGACTTCTTAATTAAG GTGAATGACCGGCGAATTCTGGAGGGGATGTTTGCTGTCTGTGGTGTCCCTGATAACAAATTCCGATTTATCTCTGCTTCAGTGGATAAGCTGGGCAAG ATATCCTGGAAGGACGTGAGACAAGAGATGGTAGGAAAGCTGGCTCTGGCCCCTGAAGTGGCAGATTGCATTGGGgtttacattcagcagcacg GTGGAGTGTCCCTGGTAGAGCAGCTACTGCAGGATCCCAAACTCTCACAGAACAAGCAGGCCCTGGAGGGATTGAGGGACCTGAAACTGCTGTTTGAGTATCTGACCCTGTTTGGaattacagagaag ATCTCCTTTGACCTGAGCCTGGCCCGAGGCCTGGACTACTACACAGGCGTGATCTATGAAGCAGTGCTTCTTCAGACCCCAGCCCGACAGGGGGAGGAACCACTTGGTGTGGGCAGTGTGGCTGCTGGAGGGCGCTATGATGGGCTTGTTGGCATGTTTGACCCCAAGGGCCGCAAGGTGCCATGTGTGGGACTCAGCATTGGGGTCGAAAGGATCTTCTCCATTGTGGAACAGAGGATGGAG GCCACTGAGAAAATTCAAGGGACAGAGACACAGGTCCTTGTGGCTGCAGCACAAAAGAATTTCCTTAAAGAACGGATGAAACTGATTGCAGAACTCTGGGAGGCTGGGATCAAG GCTGAGATGCTATATAAGAAgaacccaagtttcctgactcAGCTGCATTACTGTGAGGAGAGAGGCATTCCACTGGTGGCCATTATTGGGGAGCAAGAGCTAAGAGATGGTGTTATTAAGCTTCGTTCTGTGGTCAGCAGGGAGGAG
- the LOC118841705 gene encoding histidine--tRNA ligase, cytoplasmic has product MADRAALEEAVRLQGERVRGLKQQKAGAELIEEEVSKLLKLKAELGPDEGKQKFVLKTPKGTRDYSPRQMAVREKVFDVIISCFKRHGAEVIDTPVFELKETLTGKYGEDSKLIYDLKDQGGELLALRYDLTVPFARYLAMNKLTNIKRYHIAKVYRRDNPAMTRGRYREFYQCDFDIAGQFDPMIPDAECLKIICEILSALQLGDFLIKVNDRRILDGMFNICGVPDSKFRTICSSVDKLDKMSWEDVKNEMVEEKGLAHEVADHIGAYVKQQGGVSLVEQLLQDPKLSQNKQALEGLRDLKLLFEYLTLFGITEKISFDLSLARGLDYYTGVIYEAVLLQTPARQGEEPLGVGSVAAGGRYDGLVGMFDPKGRKVPCVGLSIGVERIFSIVEQKMEASEEKVRTTETQVLVAAAQKKLLEERLKLVAELWDRGIKAELLYKKNPKLLTQLQYCEETGIPLVAIIGEQELKDGVVKLRSVASREEVDVRKENLVEEIRRRTSQHPLSLLN; this is encoded by the exons ATGGCGGATCGAGCGGCGCTGGAGGAGGCCGTGAGGCTCCAGGGCGAGCGGGTGCGGGGTCTCAAGCAGCAGAAGGCGGGCGCCGAGCTG ATCGAGGAGGAGGTTTCGAAGCTCCTGAAGCTGAAGGCAGAGCTGGGCCCTGatgaaggaaaacagaagttTGTGCTTAAAACTCCAAAG GGCACTAGGGATTACAGCCCTAGGCAGATGGCTGTTCGGGAGAAGGTTTTTGATGTGATCATCAGCTGCTTCAAGCGCCATGGTGCAGAAGTAATAGATACGCCTGTGTTCGAATTGAAG GAAACACTGACTGGAAAGTATGGGGAGGACTCTAAGCTTATCTATGACCTAAAGGATCAGGGTGGTGAGCTGTTGGCCCTTCGTTACGATCTCACT GTTCCTTTCGCTCGATACCTGGCAATGAATAAACTGACCAACATTAAACGCTACCACATTGCAAAGGTGTACCGTCGAGATAACCCTGCAATGACTCGTGGTCGTTACCGGGAGTTCTACCAGTGT GATTTTGACATCGCTGGGCAGTTTGACCCCATGATCCCTGATGCAGAATGTCTCAAGATCATCTGTGAGATCCTGAGCGCACTTCAGTTGGGGGACTTCCTTATCAAG GTGAATGACCGGCGAATTCTGGATGGAATGTTCAACATCTGTGGTGTTCCTGACAGCAAGTTCCGCACAATTTGCTCTTCAGTGGATAAGCTAGACAAG ATGTCATGGGAAGATGTGAAGAATGAAATGGTGGAAGAGAAAGGCCTGGCCCATGAGGTGGCAGATCATATTGGAGCTTATGTAAAACAGCAAG GTGGAGTGTCCCTAGTAGAGCAACTACTGCAGGATCCCAAACTCTCACAGAACAAGCAGGCCCTGGAGGGATTGAGGGACCTGAAACTGCTGTTTGAGTATCTGACCCTGTTTGGaattacagagaag ATCTCCTTTGACCTGAGCCTGGCCCGAGGCCTGGACTACTACACAGGCGTGATCTATGAAGCAGTGCTTCTTCAGACCCCAGCCCGACAGGGGGAGGAACCACTTGGTGTGGGCAGTGTGGCTGCTGGAGGGCGCTATGATGGGCTTGTTGGCATGTTTGACCCCAAGGGCCGCAAGGTGCCATGTGTGGGGCTCAGCATTGGGGTCGAAAGGATCTTCTCCATTGTGGAACAGAAGATGGAG GCTTCTGAAGAAAAAGTTCGGACAACAGAGACCCAGGTGCTTGTGGCTGCAGCCCAAAAGAAGCTCTTGGAGGAAAGGTTGAAGCTTGTTGCAGAACTATGGGACAGGGGCATTAAG GCTGAACTACTGTACAAGAAGAACCCCAAGCTACTGACCCAGTTGCAGTACTGTGAGGAGACTGGTATTCCACTGGTGGCCATCATTGGGGAGCAGGAGCTGAAGGATGGGGTTGTCAAGCTTCGCTCTGTGGCCAGCAGAGAAGAG GTGGACGTTCGGAAAGAAAACCTTGTGGAAGAGATCAGGAGACGAACAAGCCAACATCCCCTCAGTCTGCTGAACTGA
- the DND1 gene encoding dead end protein homolog 1 yields the protein MGTWPAASGVSLRCGPEPSAPIHPFSHPPQLWCERVNPVNKAALEAWVRETGIRLVQVNGQRKYGGPPPGWVGSPPPAGSEVFIGRLPQDVYEHQLIPLFQRVGRLYEFRLMMTFSGLNRGFAYARYSSRRGAQAAIATLHNHPLRPACPLLVCRSTEKCELTLDGLPPALSHQALLQALQPLGSGLQEALLLPSLLRPHAQIALLKFGSHRAAAMAKKALVEGRSKLCGEQVTVEWLKPDLKQRLRQQTEGPLFRGLGIESSRRILPEKLGTLMPPSCAQTTLETVCQQRHLGMPVFLTKCLGAGPAGWHRFWYQVVIPGHPMPFSGLIWVVVTKEGPSGHEVAKNAVSLRLLEALGEPRENESLGWEWFSC from the exons ATGGGAACCTGGCCAGCCGCGAGCGGCGTTTCCTTGCGATGTGGCCCGGAGCCGAGCGCCCCCATTCAccccttctcccaccctccccagtTGTGGTGTGAGCGGGTGAATCCAGTGAACAAGGCTGCGCTGGAGGCTTGGGTGAGGGAAACGGGGATCCGACTGGTGCAAGTGAACGGGCAGAGGAAATACGGCGGTCCACCCCCAG GCTGGGTGGGCAGCCCCCCACCCGCAGGCTCAGAGGTGTTCATCGGTCGCCTGCCCCAGGACGTGTATGAGCACCAGCTGATCCCACTGTTCCAGCGAGTGGGGCGTCTCTACGAGTTTCGCCTTATGATGACTTTTAGTGGCCTGAACCGAGGCTTTGCCTACGCTCGATACAGCTCCCGCCGCGGGGCCCAAGCCGCCATCGCCACGCTGCACAACCACCCGCTTCGGCCTGCCTGCCCACTGCTGGTGTGCCGGAGCACCGAGAAGTGCGAGCTGACCCTGGATGGGCTGCCCCCGGCTCTGAGCCACCAGGCCTTGCTTCAGGCGCTGCAGCCTCTAGGCTCCGGTCTGCAGGAAGCACTGCTGCTGCCCAGCCTTCTGCGCCCCCACGCACAGATCGCCCTGCTCAAGTTTGGCTCCCACCGGGCTGCGGCCATGGCCAAGAAGGCTCTGGTAGAAG GGCGCTCAAAGCTCTGTGGCGAGCAGGTGACAGTAGAATGGCTGAAGCCCGACCTGAAGCAACGACTCCGACAGCAAACCGAAGGTCCTTTGTTTCGGGGCTTGGGGATTGAGAGCAGCCGTAGGATCCTACCTGAGAAATTGGGGACCCTGATGCCCCCTAGCTGTGCCCAGACCACCCTTGAAACAGTGTGCCAACAGAGGCACCTAGGCATGCCCGTGTTCCTCACTAAGTGCTTGGGAGCTGGGCCTGCAGGCTGGCACCGCTTCTGGTACCAGGTGGTGATCCCTGGTCACCCCATGCCTTTCAGTGGCCTCATCTGGGTAGTTGTAACAAAGGAGGGACCAAGCGGACACGAAGTTGCCAAGAATGCTGTGTCCCTTCGCCTCCTAGAAGCATTAGGTGAGCCAAGGGAAAATGAGAGCCTAGGGTGGGAGTGGTTTTCCTGCTAA
- the WDR55 gene encoding WD repeat-containing protein 55 isoform X2, with the protein MPRLSSGAVSLAIEHAQSAASGPSPPPSLSLSVVLGRTRALSGHLTEVGISMAASCETDTDTEAETEAPEPRERDTPEDVVLEAPANGLAFHPARNLLAAGDVDGDVFVFEYSCREGETKELWSSGHHLKSCRDLAFSEDGRKLVTVSKDKAIHILDVEQGRLDQRTSKAHSAAINSLLLVDEHLLATGDDSGRIRLWDQRKEGPIMDLKQHEEYIADMALDPAKKLLLTAGGDGCLGVFNIKRHRFELLSEAQSGDLTSVTLMKRGKKVACGSSEGTIYLFNWNGFGATSDRFALKAESVDCIVPITDNLLCTGSTDGIIRAVNILPNRVVGSVGQHAGEPVEQLALSHCGQFLASSGHDHRLKFWNMTQLRSVVVDDYRKRKKKGGQLQALSSKAWGMDDFFAGLKEEEETVPDAAEEESEDSD; encoded by the exons ATGCCCCGGCTTAGTTCCGGGGCTGTCAGCTTGGCAATAGAGCATGCGCAGAGCGCCGCTTCCGGGCCCTCACCGCCACCAAGCCTTTCCCTCTCGGTGGTACTTGGGAGGACTCGTGCGCTTTCCGGTCACTTGACGGAAGTTGGCATCAGCATGGCGGCCTCCTGTGAG ACAGACACCGACACCGAGGCGGAGACGGAAGCCCCGGAGCCCCGGGAGCGGGACACCCCCGAGGACGTAGTGTTGGAGGCTCCGGCCAACGGGCTCGCCTTCCACCCGGCGCGGAACCTCCTGGCCGCCGGCGACGTGGACGGGGACGTGTTCGT CTTCGAGTACTCCTGCCGGGAGGGAGAAACCAAGGAGCTCTGGTCCTCGGGACACCATCTCAAGTCCTGCCGGGACCTGGCCTTCTCCGAAGACGGACGGA AACTTGTCACCGTTTCCAAGGATAAAGCCATTCACATCCTGGATGTTGAGCAGGGGCGGCTGGATCAGCGCACTTCCAAGGCTCACAG TGCAGCCATCAACAGCCTGTTGCTAGTAGATGAGCACCTGTTAGCTACAGGGGATGATAGTGGCAGGATTCGGCTCTGGGACCAGAGGAAAGAGGGTCCAATCATGGACTTGAAGCAGCATGAGGAATACATTGCAGATATGGCTCTGGACCCTGCTAAGAAGCTGCTTCTTACTGCTGG TGGGGATGGTtgccttggtgtcttcaatatcAAGCGGCATCGATTTGAACTTCTATCAGAAGCACAGAGTGGGGACTTGACCTCTGTTACACTCATGAAG AGGGGAAAGAAAGTTGCCTGTGGCTCTAGCGAGGGGACCATCTACCTCTTTAACTGGAATGGTTTTGGAGCCACCAGTGACCGGTTTGCCCTGAAGGCAGAGTCAGTTGACTGTATTGTGCCCATCACGGACAATCTACTATGCACAGGCTCTACGGATGGGATCATACG GGCAGTGAATATCTTGCCTAACCGAGTTGTGGGCAGTGTGGGACAACATGCTGGTGAGCCTGTGGAACAGTTAGCCCTCTCCCACTGTGGTCAGTTTCTTGCCAGCAGTGGCCACGACCACCGGCTCAAGTTCTGGAACATGACACAACTTCGTTCAGTGGTAGTGGATGATTATAGGAAGCGAAAGAAGAAAGGCGGCCAACTGCAGGCTCTGAGCAGCAAGGCCTGGGGCATGGATGATTTCTTTGCTGGActtaaggaagaggaagagacagtGCCTGATGCAgctgaagaagaaagtgaggacAGTGACTGA
- the WDR55 gene encoding WD repeat-containing protein 55 isoform X1, giving the protein MPRLSSGAVSLAIEHAQSAASGPSPPPSLSLSVVLGRTRALSGHLTEVGISMAASCEVRYGTGQWDTHEQAAEGGSRRSPTTPLSDAPLQTDTDTEAETEAPEPRERDTPEDVVLEAPANGLAFHPARNLLAAGDVDGDVFVFEYSCREGETKELWSSGHHLKSCRDLAFSEDGRKLVTVSKDKAIHILDVEQGRLDQRTSKAHSAAINSLLLVDEHLLATGDDSGRIRLWDQRKEGPIMDLKQHEEYIADMALDPAKKLLLTAGGDGCLGVFNIKRHRFELLSEAQSGDLTSVTLMKRGKKVACGSSEGTIYLFNWNGFGATSDRFALKAESVDCIVPITDNLLCTGSTDGIIRAVNILPNRVVGSVGQHAGEPVEQLALSHCGQFLASSGHDHRLKFWNMTQLRSVVVDDYRKRKKKGGQLQALSSKAWGMDDFFAGLKEEEETVPDAAEEESEDSD; this is encoded by the exons ATGCCCCGGCTTAGTTCCGGGGCTGTCAGCTTGGCAATAGAGCATGCGCAGAGCGCCGCTTCCGGGCCCTCACCGCCACCAAGCCTTTCCCTCTCGGTGGTACTTGGGAGGACTCGTGCGCTTTCCGGTCACTTGACGGAAGTTGGCATCAGCATGGCGGCCTCCTGTGAGGTGAGGTACGGGACAGGGCAGTGGGATACCCACGAGCAGGCGGCAGAGGGAGGGTCCCGGCGTTCTCCGACCACCCCTCTGTCGGATGCTCCCTTGCAGACAGACACCGACACCGAGGCGGAGACGGAAGCCCCGGAGCCCCGGGAGCGGGACACCCCCGAGGACGTAGTGTTGGAGGCTCCGGCCAACGGGCTCGCCTTCCACCCGGCGCGGAACCTCCTGGCCGCCGGCGACGTGGACGGGGACGTGTTCGT CTTCGAGTACTCCTGCCGGGAGGGAGAAACCAAGGAGCTCTGGTCCTCGGGACACCATCTCAAGTCCTGCCGGGACCTGGCCTTCTCCGAAGACGGACGGA AACTTGTCACCGTTTCCAAGGATAAAGCCATTCACATCCTGGATGTTGAGCAGGGGCGGCTGGATCAGCGCACTTCCAAGGCTCACAG TGCAGCCATCAACAGCCTGTTGCTAGTAGATGAGCACCTGTTAGCTACAGGGGATGATAGTGGCAGGATTCGGCTCTGGGACCAGAGGAAAGAGGGTCCAATCATGGACTTGAAGCAGCATGAGGAATACATTGCAGATATGGCTCTGGACCCTGCTAAGAAGCTGCTTCTTACTGCTGG TGGGGATGGTtgccttggtgtcttcaatatcAAGCGGCATCGATTTGAACTTCTATCAGAAGCACAGAGTGGGGACTTGACCTCTGTTACACTCATGAAG AGGGGAAAGAAAGTTGCCTGTGGCTCTAGCGAGGGGACCATCTACCTCTTTAACTGGAATGGTTTTGGAGCCACCAGTGACCGGTTTGCCCTGAAGGCAGAGTCAGTTGACTGTATTGTGCCCATCACGGACAATCTACTATGCACAGGCTCTACGGATGGGATCATACG GGCAGTGAATATCTTGCCTAACCGAGTTGTGGGCAGTGTGGGACAACATGCTGGTGAGCCTGTGGAACAGTTAGCCCTCTCCCACTGTGGTCAGTTTCTTGCCAGCAGTGGCCACGACCACCGGCTCAAGTTCTGGAACATGACACAACTTCGTTCAGTGGTAGTGGATGATTATAGGAAGCGAAAGAAGAAAGGCGGCCAACTGCAGGCTCTGAGCAGCAAGGCCTGGGGCATGGATGATTTCTTTGCTGGActtaaggaagaggaagagacagtGCCTGATGCAgctgaagaagaaagtgaggacAGTGACTGA